From a single Gimesia fumaroli genomic region:
- a CDS encoding PQQ-binding-like beta-propeller repeat protein, whose product MVTFFSRLFLVGVLLVAGCTKTTPVEEISVQSSGVSLSDSDIPDLSDSWPGWRGPQRNGHAPDQALPTEWDETKNVKWRTFIPGRGHGSPVIVNDLVLLAAADDPNQEQMVMAFDRADGTVRWETVLHEGGFPSPGELHKKGTNANGTLLCDGESIYAVFLNSGKIIATALDLDGKQLWQKELGAFNSKFGYAPSPLLYQSFVIIAADNRGGGYIAALDRKSGKIAWRVSRPAVSTYSSPVVAHVGGRDQLLISGCDQVTSFDPATGKENWSTPCLAEATCGTIVTTDDKIFASGGYPKRETVGLSAEGKLLWSDKTKIYEPSMLVEGEQLYGITDDGIAYCWSTETGDVLWKHRLRGSFSASPILCNGLIYVPNLSGETFVFKAQKDGFEEVAVNQLGSDCYASPAAADGELFLRVGTQSGGKRQEELVCIGSDQSAE is encoded by the coding sequence ATGGTTACATTTTTCAGCCGTTTGTTCCTGGTCGGCGTCTTATTGGTTGCCGGTTGTACGAAGACGACTCCGGTAGAAGAAATTTCAGTCCAGTCGAGTGGCGTCTCTTTAAGTGATTCTGATATTCCGGATCTTTCTGATAGCTGGCCTGGTTGGCGCGGACCGCAGCGAAACGGCCACGCTCCCGATCAAGCGCTGCCCACAGAGTGGGATGAGACAAAAAATGTAAAGTGGAGGACGTTTATTCCCGGACGCGGGCATGGCTCGCCGGTGATTGTGAATGATCTGGTATTACTGGCGGCCGCCGATGATCCAAATCAGGAACAGATGGTCATGGCCTTTGACCGTGCCGATGGAACGGTCCGCTGGGAAACCGTCTTGCATGAAGGGGGCTTCCCGTCGCCGGGAGAACTACACAAAAAAGGGACAAATGCCAACGGGACGTTGTTGTGTGATGGAGAAAGCATTTACGCAGTCTTTCTGAATTCAGGCAAGATCATCGCGACAGCCCTTGATTTAGACGGCAAGCAGCTCTGGCAAAAAGAGCTGGGCGCCTTCAACTCGAAATTCGGTTACGCCCCTTCCCCCCTGCTCTATCAATCATTTGTGATCATCGCCGCCGATAACCGGGGCGGCGGTTATATTGCCGCACTGGATCGGAAATCGGGCAAGATTGCCTGGCGGGTTTCGCGGCCTGCGGTCAGTACGTATTCCAGTCCGGTGGTGGCGCATGTCGGGGGCCGCGATCAATTGCTGATCAGCGGCTGCGATCAGGTTACCAGTTTTGATCCTGCGACGGGGAAAGAAAACTGGAGCACTCCCTGTCTGGCCGAAGCAACGTGCGGCACGATTGTCACAACGGATGACAAGATTTTCGCCAGTGGTGGTTATCCCAAACGCGAAACGGTCGGACTCTCTGCCGAGGGGAAACTGCTCTGGTCTGATAAAACCAAAATCTATGAACCATCCATGCTGGTCGAGGGAGAACAGCTTTATGGGATTACCGACGACGGGATCGCTTACTGCTGGTCAACCGAAACGGGCGATGTGCTCTGGAAACATCGCCTGCGTGGTTCATTCAGCGCGTCGCCGATTTTGTGTAACGGGCTGATCTATGTGCCGAATCTGTCAGGAGAAACATTTGTGTTTAAGGCACAGAAAGACGGCTTTGAGGAAGTCGCCGTGAACCAGTTGGGAAGTGACTGCTATGCGAGCCCCGCTGCCGCCGATGGGGAACTGTTTTTGAGAGTCGGCACGCAGTCGGGTGGAAAACGCCAGGAAGAGTTGGTGTGTATCGGTTCTGATCAATCCGCTGAGTGA
- the rimK gene encoding 30S ribosomal protein S6--L-glutamate ligase, protein MNDNDSKLIVGSEEWCAFPDLGIPAMKARVDSGAKTSSIHAFNVQKFRRQGETWVSFEVHPLQNNRRVVVRCERPIVDKRVVKSSSGISETRFVVLATLKMGSVAWEIELTLANRDSMGFRMLLGREAMSGRMLVDPSISFCMGQVSSDTLDKHYGKREQIRSGLKIALLASNQELYSNQRILEAGEERGHEMEFLDIKQCYMKLDAVEPEAHYRGGKTLDDLDAVITRIRPSITYYGCALARQFESMNVLTANTSTAITQSRDKLYSLQLMLKSDINIPTTGFANSPMDTNDLIEMVGGAPLIVKLLEGSQGRGVVLAETRKAAESVINAFKALRANLLVQEFVKEADGKDLRCFVIDGKVVASIQREAAPGEFRANIHQGGTASIVKITPTERKLAVKATKALGLMIAGVDIIRSKNGPLLLEVNSSPGLEGIEAATGKDIAGMMIAAIEKKLKWKRELSSKRTK, encoded by the coding sequence ATGAATGATAATGATTCCAAATTAATCGTTGGCAGTGAAGAGTGGTGTGCTTTTCCCGACTTGGGAATTCCTGCCATGAAAGCACGCGTGGACTCCGGTGCGAAAACGTCTTCGATCCACGCCTTCAACGTTCAGAAATTCCGACGACAGGGGGAAACCTGGGTCAGTTTTGAAGTCCATCCACTGCAGAATAACCGCCGGGTCGTTGTGCGTTGTGAACGCCCGATTGTCGACAAACGCGTTGTCAAAAGCTCCAGCGGGATCTCGGAAACACGTTTTGTCGTGCTGGCCACGCTCAAGATGGGCAGCGTCGCCTGGGAAATTGAGCTCACGCTGGCCAACCGGGACTCCATGGGCTTTCGCATGCTCTTAGGCCGAGAAGCAATGAGCGGACGCATGCTGGTCGATCCTTCGATCAGCTTCTGCATGGGACAGGTCTCCAGTGACACGCTCGACAAACATTATGGCAAACGGGAACAAATCCGCAGCGGTCTCAAGATTGCACTGCTCGCCAGTAACCAGGAACTCTACAGTAATCAGCGTATTCTGGAAGCGGGTGAAGAACGCGGACATGAGATGGAATTTCTCGACATTAAACAGTGTTATATGAAACTCGATGCCGTTGAACCGGAAGCACATTACCGGGGCGGCAAGACGCTCGACGATCTGGACGCGGTCATTACGCGGATTCGTCCCAGTATCACGTATTACGGCTGTGCTCTGGCGCGTCAGTTTGAAAGTATGAATGTGCTGACAGCGAACACATCAACGGCCATCACACAATCCCGCGACAAACTCTATTCACTGCAATTGATGCTGAAAAGCGATATTAACATCCCTACTACGGGCTTTGCCAACTCGCCGATGGATACGAACGACCTGATTGAAATGGTCGGCGGCGCGCCCCTCATCGTGAAACTGCTGGAAGGTTCACAGGGACGAGGCGTCGTCTTAGCAGAAACCAGAAAAGCAGCTGAGAGTGTGATCAACGCCTTTAAAGCGCTCCGCGCCAATCTGCTGGTTCAGGAATTTGTGAAAGAAGCGGACGGCAAAGACCTGCGCTGCTTCGTGATTGACGGCAAAGTCGTCGCCTCGATCCAACGCGAAGCCGCTCCCGGCGAATTCCGGGCCAACATTCACCAGGGAGGCACGGCTTCCATTGTCAAAATCACGCCCACGGAACGGAAACTCGCCGTCAAGGCCACCAAAGCGCTCGGGTTGATGATCGCCGGCGTCGACATCATCCGCTCCAAAAACGGACCGCTACTGCTGGAAGTCAACTCCTCACCCGGTCTGGAAGGTATCGAAGCTGCCACCGGCAAAGACATCGCCGGCATGATGATCGCTGCGATCGAGAAGAAGCTCAAATGGAAACGCGAACTGAGCAGCAAACGGACGAAATAA
- a CDS encoding GNAT family N-acetyltransferase, whose protein sequence is MNQITVRQATLADRDILAPLFDSYRQFYGRSSDLGAAREFLSARFNHGESVLFLAFDAETPVGFAQLYPSFSSVSLARTFILNDLFVSPDGRRKGVGTQLLTAAIEYARSLKAIRLSLATEITNETAQALYQSTGWKRDEQFYAYHFTL, encoded by the coding sequence ATGAACCAGATTACTGTCAGACAAGCCACCCTCGCCGATAGGGACATTCTCGCGCCTCTGTTCGACAGCTACCGCCAGTTTTACGGACGTTCCAGCGATCTTGGTGCCGCGCGAGAATTTCTCTCAGCCCGCTTCAATCATGGGGAATCGGTCCTGTTTCTCGCCTTCGATGCCGAAACTCCTGTCGGATTCGCACAACTCTATCCCAGCTTTTCCTCGGTCTCTCTCGCTCGAACATTCATCTTGAATGACCTGTTCGTGAGCCCCGATGGGCGCCGCAAGGGCGTTGGCACACAATTGCTCACAGCTGCCATCGAGTATGCAAGATCCTTAAAAGCCATTCGCCTCTCTCTCGCAACAGAGATCACCAACGAGACAGCACAAGCCCTGTACCAGTCGACTGGCTGGAAACGAGACGAACAGTTTTACGCCTACCACTTTACACTGTAG
- a CDS encoding DUF1559 domain-containing protein has translation MKRRRGFTLIELLVVIAIIAILIALLLPAVQMAREAARRVQCKNHLKQLGLALHNYHETHSRLPLMASDSLYGYSPSAQLLPYLDQANLQNMIDFREPLLTGPAWAATINPSLEVVARQVLPVFLCPSDAGNVYYTDDNGTVWAGSNYMVNGGSGLNTNYCSSENDGLFWRGSSTRFRDITDGTTNTIFMAETLFGDRGPDTTLLVNPDRQMKRVSGGGPCSASADALAARSATRYEGRRAGTWIRTLGYSTLVHGYYPPNSTEPDVAHHGEVISGARSLHPGGVNALLCDGSVRFVGENIDLLTLRHLFSRADGAVIGEF, from the coding sequence ATGAAACGACGACGCGGTTTTACGTTAATTGAATTATTAGTGGTGATTGCCATCATTGCGATTTTAATCGCTCTGTTATTACCGGCAGTTCAGATGGCGCGCGAAGCGGCACGTCGCGTGCAGTGTAAGAATCATCTCAAGCAGTTGGGGCTGGCATTACACAATTATCACGAAACGCATTCCCGGCTCCCGCTGATGGCTTCTGACTCTCTATATGGTTATTCGCCTTCCGCACAGCTGCTTCCCTACCTCGATCAGGCAAATTTGCAGAATATGATTGATTTTCGGGAACCGTTGCTGACAGGGCCTGCCTGGGCAGCGACGATCAATCCATCCCTGGAAGTTGTGGCGCGACAGGTGCTGCCGGTTTTTCTCTGTCCCAGCGATGCGGGAAACGTGTATTACACGGATGACAATGGAACGGTCTGGGCCGGTTCAAATTATATGGTTAACGGTGGTTCCGGTCTGAATACGAATTATTGTTCCTCTGAAAATGATGGCCTGTTCTGGCGGGGTTCCTCGACTCGGTTTCGTGATATTACTGATGGCACGACGAATACGATATTTATGGCAGAAACTCTGTTTGGGGATCGAGGGCCAGACACCACGCTGTTAGTGAATCCAGACCGGCAAATGAAACGGGTGAGTGGCGGTGGCCCCTGTTCTGCCTCTGCTGATGCTCTGGCAGCTCGCTCGGCAACCAGATATGAAGGCCGCCGTGCAGGGACCTGGATCCGGACATTGGGCTACAGCACGCTGGTACATGGCTACTATCCTCCCAATTCGACAGAACCGGATGTCGCCCATCATGGTGAGGTGATTTCCGGGGCACGGAGCCTGCACCCTGGTGGGGTGAATGCGTTGTTGTGTGACGGCAGTGTCCGGTTTGTTGGTGAGAATATCGATTTACTCACGCTGCGTCACCTTTTCAGTAGAGCCGATGGTGCAGTGATTGGCGAATTTTAA
- a CDS encoding outer membrane protein assembly factor BamB family protein — MFKNKMTIYFVLLLCCATVEAADIWSGFRGNGSNISPAVNLPVTWTPDQGIRWKQTVPGYGQSSPVVWKNQVFVTSIEGPQQETCLLHVYDLTNGQAVWSKEFKASQTKKTSSMVSRAAPTPIVDENGIYAFYESGDVVAFTHSGTPLWQRSLVKDYGAFVSNHGIGNSLAQTADQIIVLTAHEGPSYLLSLDKKTGKTNWKTDRESGVAWTSPTIADRNGTPEIIVSSRGTVDGYQGLTGELLWTHSGISGNTIPSASVYKDTILIGASMDRRNPNAAKASASNCCLKLVTKEGKPTYEVLWKANKAVSYYCTPLAYKGCAYFVNKVGVVYCLDLQTGKQHYAKRLTGPCWSSPLAAGNQIYFFTKKGTTDVLRPGAEFELLASNALIAEEEEKPETEKAAKQDTKSKSDSRGSDRGGYSQLGPTVYGTAAVDQSLLIRTGTELFCIGSTEK; from the coding sequence GTGTTCAAAAATAAAATGACAATCTATTTCGTACTTCTGCTTTGCTGTGCAACAGTGGAAGCTGCTGATATCTGGTCTGGTTTTCGTGGCAATGGTTCCAACATTTCGCCGGCCGTGAATCTGCCGGTAACATGGACTCCCGACCAGGGTATTCGCTGGAAACAAACGGTCCCCGGTTACGGGCAATCCTCGCCGGTCGTCTGGAAAAACCAGGTTTTTGTCACATCCATTGAAGGGCCACAACAGGAAACCTGTCTACTCCATGTCTATGATCTGACGAACGGACAGGCAGTCTGGTCGAAAGAATTCAAAGCCAGTCAGACCAAGAAAACCTCTTCGATGGTCTCCCGCGCAGCTCCCACACCGATTGTTGATGAAAACGGAATCTATGCCTTTTACGAGAGTGGTGATGTCGTCGCTTTTACCCATTCCGGGACTCCGCTCTGGCAGCGTTCTTTAGTCAAAGATTACGGTGCATTTGTCAGCAATCATGGCATCGGTAATTCGCTCGCACAAACCGCAGATCAGATCATTGTGTTAACCGCTCATGAAGGTCCTTCTTACCTGTTGTCTCTGGATAAAAAAACCGGAAAAACAAACTGGAAAACTGATCGCGAATCTGGTGTCGCCTGGACTTCTCCCACAATTGCCGATCGAAACGGCACTCCGGAAATCATCGTCAGTTCACGAGGCACCGTAGACGGTTACCAGGGACTCACCGGCGAATTGCTCTGGACACATTCCGGTATCAGCGGCAATACCATTCCTTCTGCCTCGGTCTATAAAGATACCATTCTGATCGGTGCGTCCATGGATCGCAGAAATCCAAACGCCGCCAAAGCCAGTGCTTCCAACTGCTGTTTAAAACTGGTCACTAAAGAGGGAAAACCAACATACGAAGTTCTCTGGAAAGCAAACAAAGCGGTTTCCTATTACTGTACTCCACTCGCCTACAAGGGCTGTGCCTACTTCGTCAATAAAGTCGGCGTTGTCTACTGTCTCGACCTTCAGACAGGCAAACAACACTATGCCAAACGGCTCACTGGTCCCTGCTGGAGTTCCCCACTCGCTGCCGGAAACCAAATCTACTTCTTCACCAAAAAAGGAACGACCGACGTCCTCCGCCCGGGAGCCGAATTTGAATTACTGGCTTCCAACGCACTCATTGCGGAAGAGGAAGAGAAACCGGAAACAGAGAAAGCCGCGAAGCAGGATACGAAATCCAAGTCTGACAGTCGCGGCTCCGATAGAGGCGGCTATTCCCAACTCGGTCCCACCGTCTATGGCACCGCCGCCGTCGATCAGTCACTGCTGATTCGCACCGGAACGGAACTCTTTTGCATCGGTTCCACTGAAAAATAA
- a CDS encoding RrF2 family transcriptional regulator, which yields MISQTEEYALRAMTCLAFRHPSYITRDQLFDVTQVPHAYLPKIMLELNRTGLIRSQRGQNGGYALIQHPQNISLLKIIKAVRTGTSKNAPLYASSNSTEINQLNEHLNQTFSMLESVLDQTSLADIITTPVEQNSKEQHCVQK from the coding sequence ATGATCTCTCAAACTGAAGAATATGCATTACGGGCGATGACCTGTCTGGCATTCCGGCATCCGAGCTACATTACACGCGATCAACTTTTTGACGTCACCCAGGTCCCACACGCCTATCTCCCCAAAATCATGCTGGAATTAAATCGAACCGGCCTCATTCGTTCGCAGCGCGGACAAAATGGCGGCTACGCCTTAATACAACATCCGCAGAATATTTCCCTGCTGAAGATTATCAAAGCGGTCAGAACCGGGACCTCAAAAAACGCGCCGTTATACGCTTCGTCAAATTCAACAGAAATCAATCAATTAAACGAACACCTGAATCAGACGTTTTCCATGCTGGAATCCGTACTTGATCAAACGTCATTAGCAGATATTATTACGACTCCTGTAGAACAAAATTCAAAGGAACAGCACTGTGTTCAAAAATAA
- a CDS encoding tetratricopeptide repeat protein produces MDAQNTLQKAIGLFRQGLHYQALDQISRLLNTCPNEGKIWELKGLVEDSLSWRNTSIRSLETATTLIPISASGQYILAKNYLEIGKHALAKSVFSILLQRQDLPDRLLPAISSYLGQYPELTYLALDACRKAVKRDPGCAESWLGMACFMGKLHYPKEQIANVLRKAVTLDPENRHYRIALSNVLEQSGKFDQAYRVVKEIKTSELNQIPCAACLKKLIRIFSLAEDNTRHEICSNKLKQLQSTEIPTSPEFLPPRFSDPLNN; encoded by the coding sequence ATGGATGCCCAAAACACACTGCAGAAAGCGATCGGCCTGTTTCGGCAAGGCTTGCATTATCAAGCGCTGGATCAGATTTCCCGACTCTTGAATACCTGTCCCAATGAAGGCAAAATCTGGGAATTGAAAGGCCTGGTCGAAGACTCGCTCAGTTGGCGAAATACGTCAATTCGCTCCCTGGAAACCGCGACAACATTGATTCCAATTTCAGCCTCAGGACAATATATTCTGGCAAAGAATTATCTGGAAATCGGTAAACACGCACTCGCCAAATCTGTCTTCTCAATCCTGCTCCAGCGACAGGACCTTCCAGATCGACTACTGCCGGCAATCTCGTCTTACCTGGGACAATACCCTGAACTCACTTATTTAGCGCTGGATGCCTGTAGAAAAGCAGTCAAACGCGACCCCGGGTGTGCTGAATCCTGGCTGGGCATGGCCTGTTTCATGGGGAAGCTACATTACCCGAAAGAACAGATCGCCAATGTGCTCCGTAAAGCAGTCACGCTTGACCCGGAAAATCGACACTATCGCATCGCCTTGAGTAATGTGCTGGAGCAGTCAGGAAAATTCGACCAGGCTTACCGTGTTGTGAAAGAAATAAAGACATCGGAATTGAACCAGATCCCGTGTGCTGCATGTCTGAAAAAACTGATCCGCATTTTTTCGCTGGCAGAAGATAATACCAGGCACGAAATCTGTTCAAACAAACTGAAACAACTTCAATCAACTGAGATCCCAACTTCGCCGGAATTTTTGCCGCCCCGATTTTCCGATCCATTGAATAATTAA
- a CDS encoding Kelch repeat-containing protein, whose translation MKTFQWTVAIICLLAASITNQAYAHFLWLLPQAEGKNNAAKVQLYFGEAAEPDDPDLLKRLTDIKVWEKTSKGQLETYKLTAGDDSLFITPKPKGAGRAAYGLDHTYGVITRGESQFLLKYYAKAYPQKSQRVWSKIDCSKQLPLEIVPVLKGEEVTLQVNLNGKPLADAELKIIGPKTDSESVTATTNAKGQYQTKLTNGLYSIRAKHVEEKSGEHQGDKYDSVRHYSTLTLPFVALNHNTKTTATEATPAADSKFPQLPDAISSFGAAVSGDYLYVYSGHIGRAHAHSADNLSQKFQRLNLKQPKEWESLPLKTPLQGLAMAPHGNSVYRVGGLSVLNKKEEDSLMESLPTVERFAPEKKTWEAVTPMPTGRSSHDAVFSGDNLYVVGGWTMRKGDESIWQEEMLVLDASQPEAKWKTIKQPFQRRALSAAAHQGKIYAMGGIDDGGDISHEVDIYSPETGKWTKGPELPGSTMNGFGTTAWSMDGNLYVSGMDGDVFQLDQKNNQWKKAGSLATKRFFHRMLPDGNGGLLAIGGASRKGHLKSIEQVKLN comes from the coding sequence ATGAAAACGTTTCAATGGACCGTCGCCATCATCTGCTTGCTGGCCGCGTCAATCACCAACCAGGCGTATGCCCACTTCCTCTGGCTCTTGCCGCAGGCCGAAGGCAAAAACAACGCCGCCAAAGTTCAACTCTACTTCGGAGAAGCCGCTGAACCGGACGACCCGGATTTGCTCAAGCGACTCACAGACATCAAAGTTTGGGAAAAGACTTCCAAGGGTCAACTGGAAACTTACAAATTAACTGCCGGCGATGATTCACTGTTCATCACCCCCAAACCCAAAGGAGCAGGCAGAGCCGCCTATGGTCTCGATCATACCTACGGCGTGATCACACGCGGCGAGAGCCAGTTCCTGTTGAAGTACTACGCGAAAGCCTATCCCCAAAAGAGCCAGCGCGTCTGGAGTAAAATCGACTGTTCCAAACAACTGCCTCTGGAAATCGTTCCTGTCCTGAAAGGGGAAGAAGTCACCCTGCAGGTGAACCTGAACGGCAAGCCGCTCGCAGACGCCGAGCTCAAAATCATCGGCCCTAAAACCGACAGCGAATCAGTCACCGCGACTACCAACGCCAAAGGCCAGTACCAGACCAAACTGACGAACGGCCTCTATTCGATTCGTGCCAAACACGTCGAAGAGAAATCAGGGGAACACCAGGGAGACAAATATGACAGCGTTCGCCACTACTCGACTCTGACACTGCCATTCGTTGCTCTGAATCATAACACCAAAACGACTGCCACCGAAGCAACGCCTGCTGCAGACAGCAAATTCCCTCAGCTTCCCGATGCGATCTCCAGCTTCGGTGCTGCTGTGAGTGGAGATTATCTGTATGTCTACAGCGGCCACATTGGACGTGCCCATGCCCATAGTGCAGATAACCTCTCGCAGAAGTTTCAGCGTCTGAACCTGAAGCAGCCCAAAGAGTGGGAATCGCTGCCTCTGAAGACTCCGCTGCAGGGATTAGCCATGGCACCCCACGGCAACAGTGTTTATCGTGTCGGCGGTCTTTCAGTATTGAACAAAAAAGAAGAAGATTCTCTGATGGAATCACTGCCAACGGTCGAACGTTTTGCTCCAGAAAAGAAAACCTGGGAAGCAGTCACCCCCATGCCCACTGGTCGTTCTTCACATGACGCTGTTTTCTCAGGTGATAACCTATACGTCGTCGGTGGCTGGACCATGCGAAAAGGGGACGAGTCCATCTGGCAGGAAGAAATGCTTGTACTGGATGCCTCTCAGCCTGAAGCAAAATGGAAAACGATCAAACAACCTTTCCAGCGACGTGCACTTTCGGCTGCTGCTCACCAGGGAAAAATCTATGCCATGGGAGGCATCGATGACGGTGGCGATATCAGCCACGAAGTTGATATCTATTCTCCTGAAACCGGCAAATGGACCAAAGGCCCTGAGCTGCCTGGCAGCACCATGAACGGCTTCGGAACCACCGCCTGGAGCATGGACGGCAATCTATACGTCAGCGGAATGGATGGCGACGTCTTTCAGCTGGATCAGAAAAACAATCAATGGAAAAAAGCAGGTTCGCTTGCGACAAAGCGTTTCTTCCATCGAATGTTACCAGACGGTAACGGCGGTCTGCTCGCCATTGGTGGTGCCTCTCGCAAAGGTCATCTGAAGTCCATCGAGCAGGTCAAACTGAATTAA
- a CDS encoding DUF3386 family protein: MKCYQTVQRELKQWGLAGLIVLLTLSATMQWTPAKGQPATEADQEKAAATKLYQAVREARAVWRDFPGFTADVTVSYNGKQTKGKLTADKDFKVKLTLDDESLSEWSLPKLRSVIGHRKYRVQKPIPATFADQQVNHPLGRLVNIDGKNVSFRLQDDVMTVVQRRSDKMWFTISTLDVWRTKEGAVLPRDTSVTYRNPKTGAITSNRSNTFGFARVGKYDLPETMLTVECGENFERNIGSIKLSNHRLLSPESLSQTK; the protein is encoded by the coding sequence ATGAAGTGCTATCAAACGGTTCAACGTGAACTGAAACAATGGGGTCTGGCCGGGCTGATTGTTCTGCTGACACTCTCGGCAACCATGCAATGGACGCCCGCCAAAGGTCAACCCGCTACGGAGGCAGATCAGGAAAAAGCAGCCGCGACGAAGCTTTACCAGGCTGTCCGGGAAGCTCGTGCCGTCTGGCGTGATTTTCCCGGTTTCACTGCTGACGTCACCGTGAGCTATAATGGCAAGCAGACGAAAGGCAAACTCACTGCAGACAAAGACTTCAAAGTCAAACTGACACTCGACGACGAATCGCTGTCCGAATGGAGTCTTCCCAAACTGCGATCGGTTATTGGCCACCGCAAGTACCGTGTACAGAAACCGATTCCTGCGACTTTCGCTGACCAGCAGGTCAACCACCCGCTGGGACGTCTGGTGAATATCGATGGTAAAAATGTCTCCTTTCGCCTGCAGGATGACGTGATGACCGTCGTTCAGCGTCGCTCTGACAAAATGTGGTTTACCATTTCCACCCTGGATGTCTGGCGTACCAAAGAAGGCGCTGTTCTCCCACGTGATACGTCGGTCACTTACCGCAATCCCAAAACCGGTGCGATCACATCCAATCGCAGCAATACCTTCGGGTTTGCACGAGTGGGAAAATATGATCTGCCGGAAACCATGCTCACTGTGGAATGTGGCGAGAACTTCGAGAGAAATATTGGTTCGATCAAACTTTCCAACCACCGTTTACTGTCTCCCGAATCGCTGTCGCAAACAAAATAA
- a CDS encoding DUF1559 domain-containing protein: MLPRPKRRRAFTLIELLVVIAIIAILIALLLPAVQQAREAARRSSCKNNLKQIGLAMHNYNDVHTSLPMGQNAQLYSPFVAILPFLDQTNLQNLYDFDLYYTDPANLDALNRTITIYLCPTMVLPRAVPYLSCAEKGGPTSYGASIGLHEGSDDGSAGNPDGMFPGRNYTYTSPTRFRDVTDGLTNTIMCGEFNYRLEDYLWSGHSSSCPSDTSVQGTPRWGSHRWGGSYPGVALGSTNGDFNVNLNANRGTWRSDHVGGAHFLLGDGAVRFVSENIDAGTLDALATKAGGEVIGEF, from the coding sequence ATGTTACCCCGCCCCAAACGAAGACGCGCTTTCACGCTGATTGAACTTCTGGTGGTCATCGCCATCATTGCGATTCTGATCGCCTTACTGCTCCCCGCCGTCCAACAGGCACGCGAAGCCGCCCGCCGATCCAGTTGTAAAAACAACCTGAAACAAATTGGCCTGGCAATGCACAATTATAACGATGTTCATACATCATTACCGATGGGACAAAACGCTCAATTATATAGCCCTTTTGTTGCCATCCTGCCTTTTCTTGATCAAACCAATCTACAAAACTTATATGACTTCGACCTTTATTATACCGATCCGGCGAACCTGGATGCCCTCAATCGAACGATCACGATTTATCTTTGCCCAACCATGGTTCTTCCTCGAGCTGTCCCCTATTTATCATGCGCAGAAAAAGGAGGCCCTACCAGCTATGGTGCTTCAATAGGGCTTCATGAAGGTTCCGATGATGGCTCAGCCGGAAACCCAGATGGTATGTTTCCTGGGCGTAACTACACCTACACCAGTCCAACTCGCTTTCGTGATGTTACCGATGGTCTAACAAATACAATCATGTGTGGTGAATTCAACTATCGGCTAGAAGACTACTTATGGTCTGGCCACTCATCCTCTTGCCCATCAGACACATCAGTTCAAGGTACTCCACGATGGGGTAGTCATCGGTGGGGCGGAAGTTATCCTGGAGTTGCTTTAGGCAGTACCAATGGTGATTTTAATGTCAATCTCAATGCTAACCGAGGAACTTGGCGGAGTGATCATGTCGGTGGTGCCCACTTCCTGTTAGGTGATGGTGCTGTTCGGTTCGTCAGTGAGAATATTGACGCTGGAACGCTTGACGCGCTGGCTACCAAAGCAGGTGGCGAAGTCATCGGCGAATTCTAA